A portion of the Feifania hominis genome contains these proteins:
- a CDS encoding Imm63 family immunity protein produces the protein MLKTHQLEREIKNCIYDVLPGVNMERFKFSVGTDNSPEGIYIYSQDGAYHWIFTERGKVRDHKILNSEEDVLWYVLDEILFDIALDFAEKNMIKGEDFRRQLFKKEIELYSKFGDFFKKRKIAEIEKILKSDPYRDTL, from the coding sequence ATGCTGAAAACACATCAATTGGAAAGAGAAATAAAAAATTGTATTTATGACGTGTTGCCGGGTGTCAACATGGAGCGATTTAAATTTTCTGTGGGTACAGATAATAGCCCAGAAGGAATATATATCTATAGTCAAGATGGCGCATATCATTGGATATTTACTGAGAGAGGAAAAGTGAGAGATCATAAAATTCTAAACTCTGAAGAGGATGTGCTGTGGTATGTTCTGGATGAGATTCTTTTTGATATTGCTTTAGATTTTGCAGAAAAAAATATGATAAAAGGAGAGGATTTTCGAAGACAATTATTTAAAAAAGAGATTGAATTATATTCAAAGTTTGGAGATTTTTTTAAAAAAAGAAAAATAGCTGAGATCGAGAAAATCTTAAAAAGCGATCCATATCGTGATACTCTATAA
- a CDS encoding AAA family ATPase, whose product MVVLITGASHTGKTLLAQKLLERYGYPYLSIDHLKMGLIRSGNTDLTVEEDAELEAYLWPIVREMAKTAIENGQNLIIEGCYIPFGWHEDFPQEYLREIRYCCLVMSESYIREHFEQIKSRAHAIERRADDSWCTVELLLAENARYDRLCRQYGYPCVRIDDHYEVNLEL is encoded by the coding sequence ATGGTTGTTTTGATTACGGGCGCTTCGCACACCGGCAAGACGCTGCTGGCGCAGAAGCTCCTTGAGAGGTACGGATATCCCTATCTCTCCATCGACCATCTGAAGATGGGGCTGATACGAAGCGGCAACACCGATCTGACGGTCGAAGAGGACGCAGAGCTCGAGGCATATCTGTGGCCCATTGTGCGCGAGATGGCAAAGACGGCCATTGAGAACGGGCAGAATCTCATCATAGAGGGCTGCTACATTCCCTTTGGCTGGCACGAGGACTTCCCACAGGAGTATCTGCGCGAGATCCGCTATTGCTGTCTTGTGATGAGCGAGAGCTATATCCGGGAGCACTTCGAACAGATCAAAAGCCGCGCGCACGCAATCGAGCGCCGCGCGGACGACTCGTGGTGCACCGTGGAGCTGCTGCTCGCCGAAAACGCGCGCTATGACAGGCTGTGCCGGCAATACGGCTACCCCTGTGTCCGGATCGACGACCACTATGAGGTGAACCTGGAGCTGTGA
- a CDS encoding DUF3795 domain-containing protein: METLCGADCGACALRESCGGCAKTGGRPFGGACVCAECYKTGGEEAFRVCCEQLLREFNALGIADMPSVTQLCQLNGAYVNLEYPLANGQRVKLLDDSRVYLGWQLEREGSDRCYGLVADEEYLLVCEYGCGGSDPQIIVYKKRSAVSGGQI; encoded by the coding sequence ATGGAGACTTTGTGCGGTGCGGACTGCGGGGCGTGCGCCCTGCGGGAGAGCTGCGGCGGCTGCGCGAAGACGGGCGGGCGCCCATTCGGCGGGGCCTGCGTCTGTGCCGAGTGCTATAAGACCGGCGGGGAAGAGGCCTTTCGCGTGTGCTGCGAACAGCTGCTGCGGGAGTTCAACGCGCTGGGCATTGCAGATATGCCGTCGGTCACACAGCTCTGCCAGCTCAACGGCGCCTATGTCAATCTGGAGTATCCGCTCGCGAACGGCCAGAGAGTCAAGCTGCTCGACGACAGCCGGGTGTATCTCGGCTGGCAGCTCGAGAGAGAGGGCAGCGACCGCTGCTACGGCCTGGTGGCGGATGAAGAGTATCTTCTGGTCTGCGAGTACGGCTGCGGCGGCAGCGACCCGCAGATCATTGTGTACAAAAAGAGGTCTGCCGTCAGCGGCGGACAAATCTGA
- the serS gene encoding serine--tRNA ligase encodes MIDIALIRTNPELVKENIKKKFQDQKLVLVDEVAELDRQFREARSKGDGLRAKRNTLSKQIGGLMARGQREEAEAVKAEAAAIGQELVALEALEGELEAKIRERMLVIPNIIDESVPIGRDDSENVEVERFGEPAVPDFEVPYHVDIMERLSGIDLDSARKTSGNGFYYLKGDIARLHSAILSYARDFMIDRGFTYYIPPFMIRSDVVTGVMSFAEMENMMYKIEGEDLYLIGTSEHSMIGKFIDTFLNKEELPQTLTSYSPCFRKEVGAHGIEERGVYRIHQFEKQEMIVVCEPEDSPAWFVKLYTNTVDFFRSLDIPVRTLECCSGDLADLKVKSIDVEAWSPRQKKYFEVGSCSNLGDAQARRLGIRVRGERGNYFAHTLNNTVVAPPRMLIAFLENNLRADGTVAIPEPLRMYMGGKDHIG; translated from the coding sequence ATGATTGACATCGCTCTCATCCGCACCAATCCCGAGCTCGTCAAGGAGAACATCAAAAAGAAATTTCAGGATCAAAAGCTCGTTCTGGTCGACGAGGTTGCCGAACTCGACCGGCAGTTTCGCGAGGCGCGCTCCAAAGGCGACGGCCTGCGCGCCAAACGCAACACGCTGAGCAAGCAGATCGGCGGTCTCATGGCCAGGGGCCAGCGCGAGGAGGCCGAGGCGGTCAAGGCCGAGGCTGCGGCCATCGGCCAGGAGCTCGTTGCGCTCGAGGCGCTCGAGGGCGAGCTCGAGGCAAAGATTCGCGAGCGCATGCTCGTCATCCCGAACATCATCGACGAGTCGGTGCCCATCGGCCGCGACGACAGCGAGAACGTCGAGGTCGAGCGCTTCGGCGAGCCCGCCGTGCCCGACTTCGAGGTGCCCTACCACGTCGACATCATGGAGCGCCTCAGCGGCATCGACCTCGACAGCGCGCGCAAGACCAGCGGCAACGGCTTCTACTATCTCAAGGGCGACATCGCGCGGCTGCACTCGGCGATCCTCTCCTACGCGCGCGACTTCATGATCGACCGGGGCTTCACCTACTACATCCCCCCGTTCATGATCCGCTCGGACGTGGTCACGGGCGTGATGAGCTTTGCCGAGATGGAAAACATGATGTACAAGATCGAGGGCGAGGACCTCTACCTCATCGGCACGAGCGAGCACTCGATGATCGGCAAATTCATCGACACCTTTTTGAATAAGGAGGAGCTCCCCCAGACCCTGACGAGCTACTCGCCCTGTTTCCGCAAGGAGGTCGGCGCCCACGGCATCGAAGAGCGCGGCGTCTACCGCATCCACCAGTTTGAAAAGCAGGAGATGATCGTCGTCTGCGAGCCGGAGGACAGCCCCGCCTGGTTTGTCAAGCTCTACACCAACACCGTCGACTTCTTCCGCTCGCTCGACATCCCCGTGCGCACGCTCGAGTGCTGCTCGGGAGACCTCGCGGATCTCAAGGTCAAGAGCATCGACGTCGAGGCCTGGTCGCCCCGCCAGAAGAAGTACTTTGAAGTCGGCAGCTGCTCGAACCTCGGCGACGCGCAGGCCCGCCGCCTGGGCATCCGCGTGCGCGGCGAGCGCGGCAACTACTTCGCCCACACCTTGAACAACACCGTCGTCGCCCCGCCGCGCATGCTCATCGCCTTTCTCGAGAACAACCTGCGCGCCGACGGCACTGTCGCCATCCCCGAACCGCTTCGCATGTACATGGGCGGCAAGGATCACATCGGCTAA
- a CDS encoding TetR/AcrR family transcriptional regulator C-terminal domain-containing protein, with translation MNTKNNRRRRESVERMERTFVELLQTRELGEITVSELCKKCGLNRSTFYANFVDLYALADHVRERLEQEVSRLYEAEVTQGFNSNDYLRLFRHISENQIFYRTYFKLGYDNQYKIKVYDTRQAQRDFDNRHVAYHIEFFRSGFNAIVKMWLAGGCRETPEEMDEILRSEYRGRGEL, from the coding sequence GTGAATACAAAGAACAACCGCCGCCGGCGCGAGTCGGTCGAGCGAATGGAGCGCACATTTGTCGAGCTTTTGCAGACAAGGGAGCTCGGCGAGATCACGGTCTCGGAGCTCTGTAAGAAATGCGGTCTGAACCGCAGCACGTTCTACGCCAATTTCGTGGACCTGTACGCGCTCGCCGACCACGTCCGCGAGCGCCTCGAGCAGGAGGTGAGCCGCCTGTATGAGGCGGAGGTCACGCAGGGCTTCAACAGCAACGACTATTTGAGACTGTTTCGCCACATCAGCGAGAATCAAATCTTTTACCGAACGTATTTTAAACTGGGTTATGACAATCAGTACAAAATTAAGGTGTATGACACCCGCCAGGCGCAGCGGGATTTTGACAACCGGCATGTGGCGTACCACATTGAGTTTTTCCGCAGCGGCTTCAACGCCATTGTGAAGATGTGGCTCGCCGGCGGCTGCCGGGAGACGCCCGAGGAGATGGACGAGATTCTGCGCAGCGAATACCGCGGCCGCGGGGAGCTTTAA
- a CDS encoding NifB/NifX family molybdenum-iron cluster-binding protein: MKIAVAAETEEVFGHFGKCGRFLLYTVEDGAITGREELVTAAHGHSALPPFLKEHGAQVVLCGGMGEGARNGLGFVGIKAVSGVTGPADEAVRAYVAGTLTDGGVTCGHHHDHGHEHGEGHCHGHGEGHCHDHGEGHTCQCGSH, from the coding sequence ATGAAGATTGCAGTTGCAGCCGAGACCGAAGAGGTCTTCGGCCACTTTGGAAAATGCGGGCGCTTTCTGCTCTACACGGTGGAGGACGGCGCCATCACCGGCCGTGAGGAGCTTGTCACCGCGGCGCACGGCCACAGCGCTCTGCCGCCCTTTCTCAAGGAGCACGGCGCGCAGGTTGTGCTCTGCGGCGGCATGGGCGAGGGCGCGAGAAACGGCCTCGGCTTTGTGGGAATCAAGGCGGTCAGCGGCGTGACGGGCCCTGCCGACGAGGCGGTGCGCGCCTATGTCGCCGGTACGCTCACAGACGGCGGCGTGACCTGCGGCCACCATCACGACCACGGCCATGAGCACGGCGAGGGCCACTGCCACGGCCACGGCGAGGGCCACTGCCACGACCACGGTGAGGGCCATACCTGCCAGTGCGGCAGCCACTGA
- a CDS encoding C-GCAxxG-C-C family protein — protein MSEMSAREQRALALFGEGYSCAQAVMGAFADDLPLERSALLRMTSSMGAGMGRLREVCGAVTSMLLIDGLRHGPDSPDPDRKAAQYARVQALCKRFEAQFGSIICRELLGRAGAEPPTPEKRDSHYYSSRPCARLVAGAVRILEENWEESK, from the coding sequence ATGAGCGAGATGAGCGCGCGCGAGCAGCGGGCGCTTGCCCTCTTCGGCGAGGGCTACAGCTGCGCGCAGGCGGTCATGGGCGCGTTTGCCGACGATCTGCCGCTTGAGCGCTCGGCGCTGCTGCGCATGACCTCCTCGATGGGGGCCGGCATGGGCCGTCTGCGCGAGGTCTGCGGGGCGGTGACATCGATGCTGCTCATCGACGGCCTTCGCCACGGGCCGGACAGTCCCGACCCCGACCGGAAAGCCGCGCAGTACGCGCGGGTTCAGGCGCTCTGTAAGCGCTTTGAGGCGCAGTTCGGCTCCATCATCTGCCGGGAGCTTCTCGGCCGGGCCGGCGCGGAGCCGCCGACGCCCGAAAAGCGGGATTCACACTATTACAGCAGCCGCCCCTGCGCCCGGCTTGTCGCTGGCGCGGTGCGGATACTGGAGGAAAATTGGGAGGAATCAAAATGA
- a CDS encoding Mrp/NBP35 family ATP-binding protein translates to MSECTHDCSSCGENCESRQQPQSFLEEPGANSHIKKVIGVVSGKGGVGKSLVTAMLAVTMRRREASVGVLDADITGPSMPQVFGLHEKAQGSEFGILPVETKSGIRVMSVNLLLEQEDAPVVWRGPVIGNTVKQFWTDVVWQDVDYLFVDMPPGTGDVPLTVFQSLPVDGIVVVASPQELVGMIVAKAVNMAKIMNIPIVGIVENMSYFQCPDCGKKVKIFGDSHVEENAAKYGLNVIGRIPIDPSLARQCDAGEVELFEGDYLEAAADAIEAL, encoded by the coding sequence ATGAGTGAATGTACCCACGATTGCAGCTCCTGCGGGGAGAACTGCGAATCGAGACAGCAGCCCCAGAGCTTTCTGGAGGAGCCGGGCGCCAACAGCCACATCAAAAAGGTGATCGGCGTGGTCAGCGGCAAGGGGGGCGTCGGCAAATCGCTGGTGACGGCCATGCTCGCGGTGACCATGCGCCGGCGCGAGGCGTCGGTCGGCGTGCTCGACGCGGATATCACGGGCCCGTCCATGCCGCAGGTGTTCGGTCTGCACGAAAAGGCGCAGGGCAGTGAGTTCGGCATTCTGCCGGTGGAGACCAAAAGCGGCATCCGCGTGATGAGCGTGAATCTTCTGCTCGAGCAGGAGGACGCGCCGGTCGTGTGGCGCGGTCCCGTGATCGGCAACACGGTCAAACAGTTCTGGACCGACGTGGTCTGGCAGGACGTGGACTACCTGTTTGTCGACATGCCGCCGGGAACGGGCGACGTGCCGCTGACGGTGTTTCAGTCGCTGCCGGTGGACGGCATTGTGGTCGTCGCGTCGCCGCAGGAGCTCGTGGGCATGATCGTGGCCAAGGCCGTGAACATGGCGAAGATCATGAACATCCCGATTGTGGGCATTGTGGAAAACATGAGCTATTTCCAGTGCCCGGACTGCGGCAAAAAAGTCAAAATCTTCGGTGACAGCCACGTGGAGGAGAATGCCGCGAAGTACGGCCTGAACGTGATCGGCCGGATTCCGATCGACCCGTCGCTCGCGCGCCAGTGCGACGCGGGTGAGGTCGAGCTGTTCGAGGGCGACTACCTCGAGGCCGCCGCCGACGCCATCGAGGCGCTCTGA
- a CDS encoding DUF134 domain-containing protein: protein MARVPKCRRVCMEPVCRCFLPAAPGPGCAGATGTAEESRPAGSSYPAGESRPAGAPQGLVMSVEELESLRLCDLEGFGQDEAARRMEVSRQTLQRMLYSARAKTAQALTQGVALVIGGGNYSVSTGGCGEKRPCSGCMKWKSEESDHE, encoded by the coding sequence ATGGCACGTGTGCCAAAGTGCAGACGGGTCTGTATGGAGCCGGTCTGCCGGTGCTTTCTTCCGGCTGCGCCGGGGCCCGGCTGTGCCGGAGCGACTGGAACCGCAGAGGAAAGCCGCCCCGCAGGGAGTAGCTATCCCGCAGGGGAAAGCCGCCCCGCAGGGGCCCCGCAGGGGCTGGTGATGAGTGTGGAGGAGCTGGAGAGTCTGCGGCTGTGCGATCTCGAGGGCTTCGGCCAGGATGAGGCGGCGCGGCGCATGGAGGTCTCGCGTCAGACGCTTCAGCGCATGCTCTACAGCGCGCGCGCAAAGACGGCGCAGGCGCTCACACAGGGTGTGGCGCTCGTCATCGGCGGGGGAAACTACAGCGTCTCAACCGGCGGATGCGGTGAAAAACGGCCGTGCAGCGGCTGTATGAAATGGAAAAGTGAGGAATCAGACCATGAGTGA
- a CDS encoding dihydrofolate reductase family protein, translating to MRRVTLYLGISLDGFLADRSGGVDWMTGEDPDAGDAGAYDRFVAGVDTVVMGWNTYRQITEELSPGRWVYGGLTSYVITHRRLPSTQEIHFVDEDPCALVRRLRSQPGRDIWICGGAGVAQPLIAGNLIDRYQLSLLPIVLGGGIPLFGRTDAPLPLRLIGSSSVNGIVELTYERR from the coding sequence ATGAGACGCGTGACGCTCTATCTCGGCATCAGCCTTGACGGCTTTCTCGCCGACCGCAGCGGCGGGGTGGACTGGATGACAGGCGAAGACCCCGACGCCGGCGACGCAGGGGCCTACGACCGCTTTGTCGCCGGTGTCGACACGGTGGTAATGGGGTGGAACACCTACCGCCAGATCACGGAGGAGCTCTCCCCCGGCCGCTGGGTCTACGGGGGGCTTACAAGCTATGTCATCACGCACCGGCGCCTGCCCTCGACGCAGGAAATACACTTTGTGGACGAAGACCCCTGCGCACTGGTGCGCCGGCTTCGCTCGCAGCCCGGGCGGGACATCTGGATCTGCGGCGGCGCCGGCGTTGCCCAGCCGCTCATCGCGGGTAATCTGATTGACCGCTATCAGCTCTCGCTTCTTCCCATTGTGCTGGGCGGCGGCATTCCCCTCTTCGGCCGCACCGACGCGCCGCTGCCGCTGCGGCTCATCGGCTCAAGCAGCGTGAACGGTATTGTCGAGCTCACCTATGAGCGGCGCTGA
- a CDS encoding GNAT family N-acetyltransferase — MKIRAANQADLELLCRYDRHISREELIHAIARGRVYLAEVDGLFAGWLRYQLFWDNTPFLNMLFLLENQRAQGYGRALVSHWEQQMRALGYTCVMTSTASDEYAQHFYLKLGYRTIGGFTPAGESYEIILAKSLYPPACAGPPHAVEQPPAVEQPPAVGQPPAVGQPPAVGQPPAVGQPPAVGQPPAVGLYGYSTKPE; from the coding sequence ATGAAGATCAGAGCGGCAAACCAGGCCGACCTGGAACTTCTGTGCCGGTATGACCGGCACATCTCCCGCGAGGAGCTCATCCACGCCATCGCCCGCGGCAGAGTCTATCTCGCCGAGGTGGATGGCCTCTTCGCCGGCTGGCTTCGCTACCAGTTGTTCTGGGACAACACACCCTTTCTCAATATGCTGTTTCTTCTAGAAAACCAGCGGGCGCAGGGCTATGGAAGAGCCCTTGTTTCGCACTGGGAGCAGCAGATGCGGGCACTTGGCTACACCTGCGTCATGACTTCAACCGCCTCGGACGAATATGCGCAGCACTTTTATCTGAAGCTTGGCTATCGGACCATCGGCGGATTCACGCCCGCCGGCGAATCCTATGAAATCATTCTGGCAAAGTCTCTTTACCCTCCGGCTTGCGCCGGGCCACCACATGCGGTGGAGCAGCCACCTGCGGTGGAGCAGCCACCTGCGGTGGGGCAACCACCTGCGGTGGGGCAACCACCTGCGGTGGGGCAACCACCTGCGGTGGGGCAACCACCTGCGGTGGGGCAACCACCTGCGGTGGGGCTATATGGATATTCCACAAAGCCCGAATGA
- a CDS encoding LysR family transcriptional regulator — translation MLTLRQLTVLRAVCETGSFTAAARRLYLTQSAVSHTIRELEQSAGTVLFDRYAKRVEPTPQGRLLLEEAMPILAACEALESRLPHLEQRAPVHIVSSITIAALHLPHALRRFEQYLPAVPVRVRVVSAGEATTTLREGRADLALLEGARPQGPFVCRPFSRYALKLVCAPGHPLAGRVLDPGELCEQPLLLREPGSAVREALDSELLRLGYTADPVWESVNSAALLEAARAGLGIAVLPQGMLDGELCTGRLAQVEVRGLSLQNEMFAVWHRDKRLSPALETLLGLL, via the coding sequence ATGCTCACACTGCGTCAGCTCACGGTGCTGCGGGCCGTATGTGAGACAGGTAGCTTTACCGCTGCAGCCCGGCGGCTGTATCTCACGCAGTCCGCTGTGTCCCATACCATACGGGAGCTTGAGCAGAGTGCGGGCACAGTGCTGTTCGACCGATATGCCAAGCGTGTGGAGCCGACCCCTCAGGGGCGACTTCTGCTCGAGGAGGCAATGCCGATTCTGGCGGCCTGTGAGGCGCTCGAGAGCCGATTGCCGCACCTTGAACAGCGTGCTCCGGTACACATCGTATCGAGTATCACCATCGCGGCGCTGCATCTTCCCCATGCGCTACGCCGCTTTGAACAGTACCTGCCCGCAGTGCCGGTGCGGGTGCGGGTGGTGAGCGCGGGCGAGGCCACGACCACACTGCGCGAGGGGAGAGCAGATCTCGCTCTGCTCGAGGGCGCACGCCCACAGGGGCCGTTTGTCTGCCGTCCATTCTCCCGCTACGCTCTCAAGCTCGTCTGTGCGCCCGGCCACCCGCTCGCCGGGCGTGTACTCGATCCTGGTGAGCTCTGCGAGCAGCCGCTTCTGCTGCGCGAGCCGGGCAGTGCCGTGCGCGAGGCGCTTGACAGCGAGCTTCTGCGCCTTGGCTACACAGCAGACCCCGTGTGGGAGAGTGTCAACTCCGCCGCGCTGCTCGAGGCGGCCCGAGCCGGGCTTGGCATCGCTGTGCTGCCGCAGGGGATGCTTGACGGGGAGCTGTGCACGGGCAGACTCGCGCAGGTGGAGGTGCGTGGGCTTTCGCTGCAAAACGAGATGTTTGCTGTGTGGCACAGGGACAAGCGTTTGTCCCCGGCGCTTGAAACGCTGCTCGGGCTGCTGTGA
- a CDS encoding chromate transporter, which produces MREKWKLCWWLARTNLFISTFTFGGGYVVVPMVRRYFIEKHHLFTEQELAEMAAIAQSTPGAIAVNLVSLAGYRVAGRVGMVLSCVCAVIPPLVILAVVSLCYAAVISNTLVAAVLRGMQAGVAALIVDFAVDMTAMILRERSPLLTALVVGSFVVSTFTRVNIILVLMASCLLCAARVWTARRKQALR; this is translated from the coding sequence ATGAGAGAAAAGTGGAAGCTCTGCTGGTGGCTTGCCAGAACCAATCTGTTTATCAGTACATTCACCTTTGGCGGGGGCTATGTGGTCGTGCCGATGGTGCGCCGGTACTTTATTGAAAAGCACCACCTGTTCACCGAGCAGGAGCTCGCCGAAATGGCGGCCATCGCCCAGTCCACCCCGGGGGCGATCGCGGTGAATCTGGTCTCGCTCGCGGGGTACCGAGTGGCTGGGCGGGTCGGCATGGTGCTCAGCTGCGTCTGCGCGGTCATCCCGCCACTGGTTATTCTCGCGGTGGTGTCACTTTGCTATGCGGCGGTCATCTCCAACACATTGGTCGCCGCAGTGCTGCGGGGTATGCAGGCGGGCGTAGCTGCTCTGATTGTGGACTTCGCCGTGGACATGACTGCCATGATACTGCGTGAACGCTCACCGCTGCTCACTGCCCTTGTCGTCGGCTCGTTTGTTGTGAGTACATTTACCCGCGTCAACATCATTCTGGTGCTGATGGCGAGTTGTCTGCTCTGTGCGGCGCGGGTCTGGACAGCGCGCAGAAAGCAGGCGCTGCGATGA
- a CDS encoding chromate transporter gives MKTLFSLLTVFFKIGLFSIGGGYAIIPLIQSQVVDQLGWVSQKVFTDIITISQMTPGPLAVNASTFIGIQIAGIPGALIATVGCVVSGICISLALYLLFRRFNRSAYVLQVLSGLKASSLGLILSAAVSLLLLAFGSPVGTLPFDWVAVLVFGGALFALRRWKINPILMMALTGVIGILIY, from the coding sequence ATGAAAACGCTCTTTTCTCTGCTGACCGTCTTTTTCAAAATCGGTCTGTTCAGCATCGGTGGGGGCTATGCCATCATCCCGCTGATTCAGTCGCAGGTGGTTGACCAACTTGGCTGGGTCTCCCAAAAGGTGTTTACCGACATCATCACCATCTCACAGATGACTCCCGGGCCGCTCGCCGTCAACGCCTCGACTTTCATCGGCATCCAGATTGCCGGCATTCCCGGTGCTCTGATCGCGACAGTCGGCTGTGTGGTCTCGGGCATCTGCATCTCGCTTGCACTGTATCTGCTCTTTCGGCGGTTCAACCGCTCGGCCTATGTACTGCAGGTTCTCAGCGGTCTCAAGGCGAGTTCGCTCGGGCTGATTCTCTCGGCCGCAGTTTCTCTTTTGCTGCTGGCCTTTGGCAGCCCCGTCGGGACACTGCCCTTTGACTGGGTAGCGGTGCTCGTCTTCGGCGGCGCCCTCTTTGCGTTGCGCCGGTGGAAAATCAATCCCATTCTCATGATGGCGCTCACCGGCGTCATCGGCATACTGATCTACTGA
- the cysK gene encoding cysteine synthase A, which produces MKQIADNLTQLIGNTPLLRLSRFGEARGCKAELLAKLESFNPMRSAKDRAAYSMLETAKKDGLLGAHTAVVEPTSGNTGIGLAFLCALEGRRIILTMPDTMSRERVDLLRSLGAEVVLTEGAKGMAGSIERAEQLAHELGDAFIPRQFDNPANARAHYETTGPELLRDAGGEIDFFVATVGTGGTLTGTGRYLKEKLPEIKIIAVEPAESPVLAGGEPGPHGIQGIGANFVPKVLDRSLIDEIIPIDTAAARAASRELMRTEGLMVGISSGAAAAAAAALAARPENRGKVVATLLPDTGERYLSTGLYTE; this is translated from the coding sequence ATGAAACAGATTGCGGACAATTTGACCCAGCTCATTGGCAACACGCCGCTTCTGCGCCTGTCGCGCTTCGGTGAGGCGCGCGGGTGCAAAGCCGAGCTTCTCGCGAAGCTCGAGAGTTTCAACCCCATGCGGAGCGCCAAGGACCGCGCAGCCTATTCTATGCTCGAGACGGCGAAAAAAGACGGTCTGCTCGGCGCACACACGGCCGTTGTCGAGCCGACGAGCGGCAACACGGGCATCGGCCTTGCCTTTCTCTGCGCGCTCGAGGGGCGGCGCATCATTCTGACCATGCCGGACACCATGAGCCGCGAGCGGGTTGACCTGTTGCGCTCGCTCGGGGCCGAGGTGGTGCTCACCGAGGGGGCAAAGGGCATGGCGGGCTCCATTGAGCGCGCGGAGCAGCTTGCGCACGAGCTCGGCGACGCATTTATCCCGCGCCAGTTTGATAACCCGGCAAATGCCCGCGCCCACTATGAGACCACAGGGCCCGAGCTGCTGCGCGACGCGGGCGGGGAGATCGACTTCTTTGTCGCCACGGTCGGCACCGGCGGTACGCTGACCGGGACCGGGCGCTATCTCAAAGAGAAGCTGCCGGAGATCAAAATCATCGCGGTGGAGCCCGCCGAGTCTCCCGTACTCGCAGGCGGCGAGCCCGGACCGCACGGCATACAGGGCATCGGCGCAAACTTTGTGCCCAAGGTGCTCGACCGCTCACTGATCGACGAGATCATTCCTATCGACACGGCTGCCGCCCGCGCGGCGAGCCGCGAGCTCATGCGAACCGAGGGGCTGATGGTCGGCATCTCGTCGGGCGCCGCGGCAGCGGCCGCCGCTGCGCTCGCCGCGCGGCCGGAAAACCGGGGCAAGGTCGTCGCCACGCTGCTGCCCGACACAGGTGAGCGCTATCTCTCAACCGGCCTCTACACCGAATAG
- the epsC gene encoding serine O-acetyltransferase EpsC: MFVISIHEWLKRDSLSLAEQLVAINDEQILQNHISGFGMKKKIVDTIFTLRASLFPSIYEKDTTNHAFLQTVVNRRLCEAAISLRTNIEEVLRNICERENKGANDCTVCSDRADAITQAFMSKLGDIREKLSSDIEAAYNGDPAARYFEEIVLSYPSIEAVTIQRMAHELYLLGVPLIPRIMTEYGHATTGIDIHPGAQIGDHFFIDHGTGVVIGETCVIGNNVKLYQGVTLGAKSFELDADGNPVKGIKRHPNIEDRVIVYSGATILGGDTTIGHDSVIGGNVWLTQSVPPYSKVYQPPFDPVIKPGSL, from the coding sequence GTGTTTGTCATCAGTATCCACGAGTGGCTCAAACGGGACTCCCTCTCGCTCGCCGAACAGCTTGTCGCCATCAACGATGAGCAGATTCTGCAAAACCACATCAGCGGCTTCGGCATGAAGAAGAAGATCGTCGACACCATCTTCACTCTGCGCGCGTCGCTGTTCCCCTCCATCTACGAGAAGGACACCACCAACCACGCCTTTTTGCAGACCGTCGTCAACCGCCGTCTCTGCGAGGCTGCCATCTCCCTGCGCACCAACATCGAAGAGGTGCTGCGCAACATCTGCGAACGCGAAAACAAGGGGGCGAACGACTGTACCGTCTGCAGCGACCGCGCGGATGCGATCACACAGGCCTTTATGAGTAAGCTCGGCGACATTCGCGAGAAGCTCTCCTCCGACATCGAGGCCGCCTACAACGGCGATCCCGCCGCGCGCTACTTTGAGGAGATCGTGCTCAGCTACCCCTCCATCGAGGCCGTCACCATCCAGCGCATGGCCCACGAGCTCTATCTGCTCGGCGTGCCGCTGATTCCGCGCATCATGACCGAGTACGGTCATGCCACCACCGGCATCGACATCCACCCCGGCGCGCAGATCGGCGACCACTTTTTCATCGACCACGGCACCGGCGTCGTCATCGGTGAGACCTGTGTCATCGGCAACAACGTCAAGCTCTACCAGGGCGTGACGCTCGGCGCGAAGAGCTTTGAGCTCGACGCGGACGGCAACCCCGTCAAGGGCATCAAGCGCCACCCCAACATCGAGGACCGGGTCATCGTCTACTCGGGCGCCACCATTCTCGGCGGCGACACCACCATCGGCCACGACTCGGTCATCGGCGGCAACGTCTGGCTCACCCAGTCGGTTCCCCCCTACTCCAAGGTCTACCAGCCCCCGTTTGATCCGGTCATCAAGCCCGGCTCACTCTAA